In a genomic window of Drosophila takahashii strain IR98-3 E-12201 chromosome 3L, DtakHiC1v2, whole genome shotgun sequence:
- the LOC108062179 gene encoding putative phosphatidate phosphatase, with protein MSFSLSFRPPVRLLVDLVLLGLLLVLVENFGRFWGLPTKRGFFCDDESLMYPYHENTVSPTLLHWLGLYLPLIGLIILESFLCYRGDRSHWKFLWPVYNTVRWFLYGYVFNDLIKSIGKHTIGRLRPHFFAVCMPHFQDGGSCSDAAYQGVKKYFTDYDCRPDLSGATEDMIRDVNVSFPSGHSAMSFYGLVFVALHLRHRRWPLPGSLLSPVLQLACVALAWFVALSRVMDYKHHWSDVAAGSLLGAGTAFAVVQAAVLEERQRRCQEAQSLVQGQPSVNAKQEAAVAAAEGAAAKGGQQLAHDLCLVSCQSSN; from the coding sequence ATGAGCTTCAGTCTGAGCTTCCGGCCTCCAGTTCGCCTGCTGGTGGACTTGGTCCTTTTGGGCCTTCTACTCGTCCTGGTGGAAAACTTTGGTCGCTTCTGGGGACTTCCCACCAAGCGGGGCTTCTTCTGCGACGACGAGTCCTTGATGTATCCGTACCACGAGAACACAGTGAGCCCCACCCTTCTCCACTGGCTTGGACTGTACCTGCCACTGATCGGTCTAATCATCCTGGAGAGCTTTCTCTGCTACCGCGGAGACAGGTCCCACTGGAAGTTTCTATGGCCGGTTTACAACACGGTGCGCTGGTTCCTCTACGGCTACGTTTTCAACGACCTGATCAAGAGCATAGGCAAGCACACAATAGGGCGACTGAGGCCCCACTTCTTCGCAGTGTGCATGCCACATTTCCAGGACGGAGGCAGTTGCTCGGATGCGGCGTACCAGGGGGTTAAGAAATACTTCACGGACTACGACTGCCGGCCTGATCTTTCGGGAGCCACCGAGGACATGATCCGTGACGTCAACGTGTCCTTTCCCAGCGGCCATTCCGCCATGTCCTTCTACGGCCTGGTTTTCGTGGCCCTGCACCTGCGACACCGCCGCTGGCCCCTGCCAGGATCCTTGCTGAGTCCCGTGCTCCAGCTGGCCTGCGTGGCTCTGGCCTGGTTCGTGGCCCTCAGCCGGGTCATGGACTACAAGCACCACTGGTCGGATGTTGCGGCCGGATCGCTGCTGGGTGCCGGCACTGCCTTTGCGGTTGTCCAGGCTGCCGTGCTGGAGGAGCGGCAAAGGAGGTGCCAGGAGGCACAGTCACTGGTACAGGGACAGCCAAGTGTGAATGCAAAGCAGGAGGCTGCGGTGGCAGCCGCAGAGGGAGCTGCAGCCAAGGGTGGCCAGCAGCTGGCGCATGATTTGTGTCTGGTTTCGTGCCAGAGCTCTAATTAG
- the LOC108062196 gene encoding putative phosphatidate phosphatase: MRDANEDPSVAVSMPASASVAGSSRGGGGATSDRRLTQRLLVELLVVVILIIPICVYEFAVDPVRRGFFCDDESINYPFQDNTITPVMLGLIVGLLPALVFLVVEYVSHLRAGDISATMDLLGWRVSTWYVELGRQSTYFCFGLLLTFDATEVGKYTIGRLRPHFLAVCQPQLSDGSLCSDSANLHRYVENYECAGEGFTVEDVRQSRLSFPSGHSSLVFYAMVYVALYLQRKITWRGSKLGRHFVQFALVMVAWYTALSRVMDHWHHWSDVLTGSLLGVAGALITARFISRMFDDGVDSILTRGLRRENTAATLQEEVCPTTPPPYSANSSFNEDQYCSKV; the protein is encoded by the coding sequence ATGCGCGACGCGAACGAAGATCCATCTGTGGCCGTTTCCATGCCGGCATCCGCATCCGTTGCCGGATCCTCcaggggaggaggaggagcgacCTCTGACCGCCGGTTGACGCAGCGCCTGCTCGTGGAACTCCTCGTGGTGGTGATCCTCATCATACCCATCTGCGTCTACGAGTTTGCAGTGGATCCCGTGAGACGGGGCTTCTTCTGCGACGACGAGAGCATCAACTATCCGTTCCAGGACAACACAATCACACCGGTGATGCTCGGCCTGATCGTAGGACTTCTGCCTGCCCTGGTCTTCCTGGTGGTGGAGTACGTGAGCCACCTGAGGGCGGGAGACATCTCGGCGACGATGGACCTGCTGGGCTGGCGGGTGTCCACCTGGTACGTGGAGCTGGGCCGCCAGTCCACCTACTTCTGCTTTGGCCTTCTGCTCACCTTCGACGCCACCGAGGTGGGCAAGTACACCATTGGACGCCTGAGGCCTCACTTCCTGGCCGTCTGCCAACCGCAACTTTCGGATGGCTCTCTGTGCTCTGATTCTGCCAATCTGCACCGCTATGTGGAAAACTACGAGTGCGCCGGCGAGGGCTTCACCGTGGAGGATGTGCGCCAGTCCCGCCTCAGCTTCCCCAGCGGACACTCCAGCCTGGTCTTCTACGCCATGGTGTATGTGGCGCTATACCTCCAGAGGAAGATCACCTGGCGAGGATCGAAATTGGGTCGCCACTTTGTTCAATTCGCTCTGGTGATGGTGGCCTGGTACACGGCCCTCAGCCGCGTGATGGATCACTGGCACCACTGGTCCGACGTCCTCACCGGATCACTCCTGGGCGTGGCAGGCGCCCTGATCACAGCCCGATTTATATCGAGGATGTTCGACGACGGGGTGGACAGCATCCTGACCAGGGGTCTGAGGAGAGAGAACACGGCGGCCACGCTTCAGGAGGAGGTGTGTCCCACCACCCCGCCGCCCTACTCGGCGAACAGCAGTTTCAACGAGGATCAGTACTGCTCGAAGGTCTAA